The Amaranthus tricolor cultivar Red isolate AtriRed21 chromosome 6, ASM2621246v1, whole genome shotgun sequence genome has a segment encoding these proteins:
- the LOC130815641 gene encoding protein FAR1-RELATED SEQUENCE 5-like, with amino-acid sequence MDAQRYKQDKLNAESLHTNPQYKTPLPIEKHAGEVYTRKIFFLFQNEVYKSCFKTYIQSIEKNESVESITVLDSTVSKMYKVNFILGSSIDELKVDCDCKLFKRIGILCSHAICVMSARQITQIPKQYVLDRWTKLALKKPIFDLHGNLIEESKKCNNVGKLLGEVWCEIFNCVGLAQRSESDLQSLLQNLKDISRKLEESDDVRVDITKEQQIELLVGTSSSSTMEIQNPIQSKNKGKSRNCPSTKDTPLKLLSSVHLTGYAHGCSAGFIASSLLVDAQRFRNISCYCNFRIPTCC; translated from the exons ATGGATGCACAGAGGTACAAACAAGATAAGCTCAATGCTGAATCACTTCACACAAACCCACAATATAAAACACCATTGCCGATTGAAAAACATGCCGGTGAAGTCTATACtagaaaaattttttttctttttcaaaatgaagtTTATAAGTCTTGTTTCAAAACTTATATTCAAAGTATTGAAAAGAATGAAAGTGTGGAAAGTATAACTGTTTTGGACTCAACGGTAAGTAAGATGTACAAGGTGAATTTTATACTGGGAAGTTCGATTGACGAGTTGAAGGTAGATTGTGATTGCAAGTTATTTAAACGGATAGGAATATTATGTTCCCATGCGATTTGTGTTATGAGTGCAAGACAAATAACACaaataccaaagcaatatgttttaGATCGTTGGACGAAGCTAGCATTAAAGAAGCCTATTTTTGATTTGCATGGGAATCTGATTGAAGAGAGCAAAAAGTGTAACAACGTGGGGAAGTTGTTGGGGGAAGTTTGGTGTGAAATATTCAATTGTGTAGGTTTAGCTCAACGGAGTGAGAGTGATTTACAATCACTTTTACAAAACCTAAAAGATATTAGTAGAAAATTGGAGGAAAGTGATGATGTGAGGGTGGACATTACTAAAGAGCAACAAATCGAATTGTTAGTAGGCACAAGTTCATCTTCGACAATGGAAATACAAAACCCAATCCAATCaaagaacaaaggaaaaag TCGAAATTGCCCATCAACAAAAGATACCCCACTTaag ctactgtcttctgtaCATTTGACTGGTTATGCACACGGATGTTCTGCTGGATTCATAGCATCCTCCTTACTAGTGGATGCACAAAGGTTTAGGAACATCAGCTGTTACTGCAATTTTAGGATTCCTACATGCTGCTAA
- the LOC130815642 gene encoding protein FAR1-RELATED SEQUENCE 5-like — protein MEDLQKVLNVEDSPKTSNNEKELSEGTQTPRTITQVTPNGSTLWIPHCEFDKKPFVGMAFENLEKALDFYGKYAEICGFDIRSSTTYKKKGIVFLKYFVCSREGIIKPNPKKSADVVARYKRSTKRIGCKARLILKYDIAKRTYHVLKFEEAHNHCLVSPTSRQFLLGNRKMTLLHKNFISKNARVNIGPVKSFRLFKENVGSYENVGVTMQDFKNFHRDLKAYIKGDDGKMLIENFIRKRDIYTGFYFDYALDEEDHISRLFWADAISRKNYCLFGEMVTFDCTYNTNKYSMVLAPFTGVDHHKSCITFGIGLLAKEDSESFEWLFRTFLHCMGECMPTYLITDQDPAMKIAIKNVFPHTIHKLCMWHIMSKVTDKVGPELNKNEDFLKELNGCVWNIDQEEDEFEEKWEGIMTKYNLQTDKWFTSIFSIRDQWIPAYFRDIPLGGILRTTSRSESVNSFFNHFSNPHMTLVEFYEL, from the exons ATGGAAGATTTACAAAAAGTGCTAAATGTGGAAGATTCACCAAAAACTtccaacaatgaaaaagaattgtcagaag GGACTCAAACTCCAAGAACTATTACACAAGTTACCCCAAATGGTTCAACCCTGTGGATTCCTCATTGTGAGTTTGATAAAAAGCCATTTGTTGGTATGGCTTTTGAAAACTTAGAGAAAGCCTTAGATTTTTATGGTAAATATGCTGAAATTTGCGGTTTTGATATACGTTCATCTACTACCTACAAAAAAAAgggtattgtttttttaaaatattttgtttgtagTAGGGAGGGTATCATAAAACCTAACCCTAAGAAAAGTGCAGATGTTGTTGCACGTTATAAGAGATCAACCAAAAGAATTGGTTGTAAAGCTagattgattttgaaatatgaCATAGCGAAGAGAACATACCATGTTTTAAAATTCGAAGAGGCGCACAATCATTGTCTAGTTAGCCCTACATCGCGTCAATTTTTATTGGGTAATAGGAAAATGACTTTgttgcacaaaaatttcatatctAAGAATGCACGGGTTAATATAGGACCGGTCAAATCCTTTAGATTGTTTAAGGAAAATGTCGGGAGTTATGAGAATGTGGGAGTGACAATgcaagattttaagaatttccaTAGGGATTTGAAAGCATATATCAAAGGAGATGATGGGAAGATGTTGATCGAGAATTTTATCAGAAAAAGAGATATTTACACggggttttattttgattatgctttagATGAGGAGGACCACATATCACGTTTattttgggccgatgcgataagtagaaagaattattgtttatttggagAAATGGTTACTTTTGATTGTACTTATAACACCAATAAGTATAGCATGGTTTTAGCCCCTTTTACCGGAGTAGATCATCATAAGTCTTGTATTACATTTGGTATAGGTTTATTAGCTAAGGAAGATAGTGAATCTTTTGAGTGGTTATTTAGAACTTTTTTACATTGTATGGGGGAGTGTATGCCAACATATTTGATAACTGATCAAGACCCTGCAATGAAAATTgcgattaaaaatgtatttccacACACAATACACAAACTTTGCATGTGGCACATCATGAGTAAAGTGACTGATAAAGTTGGACCGGAATTGAACAAAAATGAagattttttgaaagaattaaatgggtgtgtgtggaatattgatcaagaagaagatgaatttgaagaaaaatgggAGGGAATTATGACCAAATACAATCTTCAAACAGATAAATGGTTTACTAGTATATTTAGTATACGAGATCAATGGATACCCGCATATTTTAGGGATATCCCATTGGGGGGGATTTTGAGAACTACATCCCGATCGGAAAGTGTTAATAGTTTCTTCAACCACTTTTCAAACCCTCACAtgacacttgttgaattttatgaGTTATGA